The Mangifera indica cultivar Alphonso chromosome 8, CATAS_Mindica_2.1, whole genome shotgun sequence genome has a window encoding:
- the LOC123222858 gene encoding probable pectate lyase 8: MGVSHRWISSVYALLILCLFLGVKASTEKHKLNSSSDDSRAEHAVENPEEVAAMVDMLIRNNTERRKLGYFSCGTGNPIDDCWRCDPKWHLHRKHLANCAIGFGRNAIGGRDGKYYVVSDPSDDNPVNPKPGTLRHAVIQDEPLWIVFKRDMVITLKQELIMNSFKTIDGRGVNVHIANGACITIQYITNVIIHGIHIHDCKPTGNAMVRSSPSHYGWRTMADGDGISIFGASHIWIDHNSLSNCADGLIDAIMASTAITISNNYFTHHNEVMLLGHSDSYTRDKQMQVTIAYNHFGEGLIQRMPRCRHGYFHVVNNDYTHWEMYAIGGSANPTINSQGNRYLAPSNPFAKEVTKRVDTSDGVWKSWNWRSEGDLLLNGAYFISSGTGSAASYARASSLGAKSSSLVGILTSSAGAMSCRVGRQC, from the exons ATGGGGGTTTCTCATAGATGGATCAGCTCTGTGTATGCATTACTGATATTATGCTTGTTTCTTGGCGTTAAAGCCTCCACAGAGAAGCACAAGCTAAACTCTAG CTCGGATGATTCAAGGGCTGAGCACGCTGTTGAAAATCCAGAGGAGGTGGCTGCTATGGTTGACAT GTTAATTCGCAATAACACTGAAAGAAGAAAGTTGGGATATTTTTCATGTGGAACTGGCAACCCAATTGATGATTGTTGGCGTTGTGACCCTAAATGGCACTTACACCGAAAGCATCTTGCTAACTGCGCCATTGGTTTTGGACGCAATGCTATTGGTGGCCGAGATGGTAAGTACTATGTGGTAAGTGACCCAAGTGATGACAACCCAGTCAATCCCAAACCAGGCACACTCCGTCATGCCGTCATCCAGGATGAGCCTTTGTGGATTGTGTTCAAGCGAGACATGGTGATCACACTGAAGCAAGAGCTTATAATGAATAGCTTTAAGACAATTGATGGTCGTGGTGTCAATGTCCATATAGCTAACGGGGCTTGCATCACAATTCAATACATTACCAATGTCATTATTCATGGTATACATATACATGATTGTAAACCAACTGGCAATGCCATGGTTCGAAGCTCCCCAAGTCATTATGGGTGGAGGACAATGGCTGATGGAGATGGCATCTCAATTTTTGGAGCAAGCCATATTTGGATTGACCACAATTCTCTATCTAATTGTGCCGATGGTCTTATTGATGCTATAATGGCCTCAACAGCAATTACTATTTCCAACAACTACTTCACCCACCATAATGAG GTTATGCTATTAGGACACAGTGACTCCTATACGAGAGACAAGCAGATGCAAGTGACTATTGCCTACAACCATTTCGGTGAAGGTCTTATCCAGAGAATGCCAAG GTGCAGACATGGGTATTTCCACGTGGTGAACAATGACTACACACACTGGGAAATGTATGCCATCGGTGGAAGTGCTAATCCGACCATTAACAGCCAGGGAAACAGATACCTTGCCCCATCAAATCCCTTTGCTAAGGAG GTAACAAAGAGGGTAGATACATCAGACGGTGTATGGAAGAGTTGGAATTGGCGATCAGAGGGAGATCTGTTGCTGAATGGAGCCTACTTCATTTCATCAGGAACTGGATCAGCAGCCAGCTATGCAAGAGCCTCAAGCTTAGGGGCAAAATCCTCTTCCTTGGTTGGCATCCTTACCTCTAGTGCCGGTGCCATGTCCTGCCGTGTTGGTAGGCAATGTTAA
- the LOC123222686 gene encoding putative kinase-like protein TMKL1, producing MAFFKLYSSYIFFFFAIAFTGSLTESLSSSSSQDVELLLGKIKASLQGNTDNLLLSSWNLSVPLCQWRGLKWVFSNGSILSCSDLSSPQWTSLSLNRDLSIHLYSIQLPSANLSGSLPRELGEFSMLQSLYLNINSLRGTIPLELGYSSSLSDIDLGDNLFSGALAPSIWNLCDRLVTLSLHGNSLSGALPEPALPNSTCNNFQLLDLGSNKFSGSFPEFITRFPSLKVLDLSNNMLSGSIPESLTKLNLEKLNLSHNNFTGMLPSFGESRFGAEVFEGNSPSLCGLPLRSCSGDSRLSSGAIAGIVIGLMAGVVVFASLLIGYMQNKKRRGGGDSEGDLEEGEDDENGVNGIGVGAGAGTGEGKLVLFQGGEHLTLEDVLNATGQVIEKTAYGTAYKAKLADGGTIALRLLREGSCKDRSSCLPVIKLLGRVRHENLIPLRAFYQGKRGEKLLIYDHLPNRTLHDLLHETRAGKPVLNWARRHKIALGIARGLAYLHTGLEIPITHGSIRSKNVLVDDFFVARLTDFGLDKLMIPSVADEMVALAKTDGYKAPELQRMKKCNSRTDVYAFGILLLEILIGKKPGKNGRSSEFVDLPSMVKVAVLEETTMEVFDVEVLKGIRSPMEDGLVQALKLAMGCCAPVAPVRPTMDEVVKQLEENRPRNRSALYSPTETRSEIGTPF from the exons ATGGCGTTTTTCAAGCTTTACTCTTCctacattttcttcttcttcgccATAGCTTTTACCGGTTCACTCACTGAGTCgttatcttcatcttcttctcagGATGTTGAGCTTCTCTTAGGAAAAATCAAAGCTTCACTGCAAGGTAATACTGACAATTTGCTTTTGTCTTCATGGAACTTGTCTGTGCCTTTGTGTCAATGGAGAGGACTCAAATGGGTGTTCTCAAATGGCTCTATTCTCTCGTGTTCTGACCTCTCTTCACCACAATGGACTAGTCTTTCTCTTAATAGAGACTTATCTATTCACCTTTACTCTATTCAGCTCCCATCAGCGAACCTCTCTGGTTCACTCCCTAGAGAGCTTGGTGAGTTCTCTATGCTTCAAAGTTTGTATCTTAACATTAACTCACTGAGAGGAACTATTCCTCTTGAGCTTGGCTACAGCTCTTCACTATCGGATATTGATTTGGGTGATAATCTTTTTAGTGGTGCTCTTGCCCCATCAATTTGGAATTTATGTGATAGGCTTGTCACTCTCAGCCTTCATGGTAACTCGCTCTCTGGGGCCCTCCCTGAACCTGCATTGCCTAATTCTACTTGCAACAACTTTCAGTTACTTGATTTGGGTAGCAATAAGTTTTCAGGAAGTTTCCCTGAATTTATAACTAGGTTTCCCAGTCTTAAAGTGCTTGATCTTTCGAATAACATGCTTTCAGGTTCAATTCCAGAGAGTTTAACTAAATTGAACCTTGAAAAGTTGAATCTTTCACATAATAATTTTACTGGGATGTTACCCTCTTTTGGTGAGTCAAGGTTTGGTGCAGAGGTTTTTGAGGGAAACAGTCCCAGCCTTTGCGGGTTACCTTTAAGAAGTTGTAGTGGAGATTCTAGGTTGAGCTCAGGTGCAATTGCTGGAATTGTGATTGGATTAATGGCAGGAGTGGTGGTTTTTGCTTCATTGTTGATTGGCTatatgcaaaataaaaagagaagaggTGGAGGAGATAGTGAAGGTGACTTAGAGGAAggtgaagatgatgaaaatggtGTTAATGGTATTGGTGTTGGTGCTGGTGCTGGTACTGGTGAAGGGAAACTGGTTCTGTTTCAAGGAGGCGAGCATTTAACCCTGGAAGATGTCTTGAATGCTACAGGACAAGTAATTGAGAAGACAGCTTATGGGACTGCTTATAAGGCCAAGCTTGCAGATGGAGGGACCATAGCTTTGAGGCTGTTGAGGGAAGGTAGTTGTAAGGATAGGAGTTCATGTTTGCCAGTGATAAAGCTATTAGGAAGGGTTCGACATGAGAATTTGATTCCATTAAGAGCTTTCTATCAAGGAAAGAGAGGGGAAAAGCTACTCATTTATGACCATCTTCCCAACAGGACCCTTCATGATCTTTTACATG AAACTAGAGCTGGAAAACCAGTGCTGAATTGGGCTCGGCGACACAAGATTGCATTGGGCATAGCAAGGGGACTGGCATATCTTCATACTGGTCTTGAGATACCCATCACTCATGGCAGTATAAGATCAAAGAATGTGCTAGTGGATGACTTTTTTGTGGCCAGGCTCACTGATTTTGGGCTTGACAAGCTTATGATCCCTTCTGTTGCGGATGAAATGGTTGCACTTGCAAAGACTGATGGCTACAAAGCACCAGAGCTTCAAAGGATGAAGAAATGTAATTCCAGGACGGATGTTTATGCCTTTGGGATACTGCTGCTGGAGATTTTGATAGGGAAGAAACCAGGGAAAAATGGGAGAAGCAGTGAGTTTGTGGACTTGCCATCAATGGTGAAAGTGGCAGTTTTGGAAGAGACAACGATGGAGGTTTTTGATGTGGAAGTTTTGAAAGGGATAAGGAGTCCAATGGAAGATGGATTAGTTCAAGCATTGAAGCTTGCAATGGGCTGTTGTGCTCCAGTAGCTCCAGTGAGACCGACCATGGATGAAGTTGTAAAGCAGTTGGAAGAAAATAGGCCAAGAAACAGATCAGCTTTATATAGTCCAACAGAAACGAGGAGCGAAATTGGTACCCCCTTCTGA